The window cctcccaaagtgctccgattacaagcgtgagccaccgcgcccggctgctgaAGATCTTTCTGCCAATTCTAAGACATGCACAGACCTTTGGTGGAACTCCTCCCCAACAAGGAAAAGCATGGAACCCATGCCCACTCATGTCAAGACACCACTCCGTATCCCACCCCTAGCACACACTATTTTCCAAGCACACCATGCTTGGGAGGAATGCTAGTGGCTTTTAATAAAGAGGGCCTCAGCCGTCAGAGGCAACCGGGCTATGTGTTTCTCAGCCATAAGACTTTTCAGTTTTATCTGCCAGCTGCTTGGTGGTTTGTTTCTACCAAAGCTGGTCAACcacagaaacaaacacacaccaccaccattgGCAACAGGCACTCCAGGAGGCAGGTGAGAGGCCTCACTGGGGTGGACTCCCCTTGGGTCTGGTAGCAACCCTAGCCTCTCTACAGCACCAAAGGACCAAGCTTCTAAATTTCTATGGGCTAAAGTGGAGGCGAAAGAGAGACCCATGCTTTGAGATGCAGAGTGCATGGCCACATACCCCGAGTGACTTATTCTTCCAGTGGCCAAACACAGTTCCGTGATTGTAAGCAATGGCGGAAAGGTTTAGAGGGAAGGGACCCTGGTTTAAGACTTCCAGAGTCAAATGCATGTGAGGGTTGAAGCAAGGGGACACCTGATATGATGCTTCTAAAAGGAAGGGTTAACAATACAGCTGGGCAAAGAGGTTCTTCTCTtagaaaaatattcattcatttcagGCAAGTAGTAAAATGCTCCCTAGGGTTACCCAAACCGAACTGGATAATAGTTTGGTTTTTCAAAAAACTACCTCTTTAATTTGGATTTCATTTGAGAAAGGAGTTAACTTGCTCCAAAttctgaaagtacaaaaaaagaaaaagaaaaattatcgtTTTAggatatgatattttaaaattttgtcaacCCACTAAGTTGGAGggtgagagagaagaggaaagtgtATGGTACTTCAAatcatttcttaagaaaaaaatactttttactcCCAGCATTAAGTGAAGCGGAGGAAGGAGTGTACCTACAATTCAGCATAGAGTGAGCCATTTCATTTCAAGGATCTTCTGGAAATGAGCTTCCAGAATAGCTTCATTATATAATTTGAGATGCTGTGAGCTCCCAATAATTTCAATATCCCACAGTCAGCACATGCCCAATTTATAGAGGAAAATTTTGGCTTTGTAAtcaatttttacttttccatgtacttgtttctttcctctgttAGTGCAGAAATCAAGAGCCATTTACTATTTCAGTCTCGAAGAgccacaagaaacaaaaacaaaaacaaaaagacattcgAACTCAGAAGCTGGGACAAGCCAAAGAACTGCAGGAGGAGTGCATTATAAGAGGGGTGGTGGCAGAGGAAGGAAATGAGGCCTGGGGGGACATCTGGCAATGCAGGAATAGGGTGGCTAAAGCAGCTCTGGCTCCCCAGGCTCTGGGCTCTGAGACAGCTCCAGTGGCCCTGCCTCTTGTACAATCAGGTCTTCACCGCAGTGGAGTCCCCACCAAGAGATCCAGATCTTTATGGCAGCCTTGTTGCCTCCTTTCTTGGGTGTGTCTCTCTGTTCTTGTTGCTTTTGTCTTTGGTTGCTTTCCAGACCAGGATGAGTAGAGTGACCAGAGTCATCAGGGGTGTAAAGAAGAAGAGAACGTTTACCAGGTAAGCAGGATTAGATACGGCAGTGGTGAGTGTACCCTTGTCCCATAAGAAAGCTGGAAGTTGTGGGGAGAACGTAAGCTTCCAAAAAGAGCCGAGATAGGTATGTGGTGCAAGCCGACTGCCCACACCACCAAGAGAATTGGGCTTGCTCTTGTTATATCCTAGGAGTGGATGTGGTACAGCGACCAAACATCTACTGATTCCTTTCCAAACATGGGGCTATTCTCCTTCGGATGTAATGGAGAAGGCATAGACGTTTGCTCAGCAAGGCCAAACAACTGCTTCCAATACAAACACAGATGATAGCTCCCTTAGCAAAACTTCTGGGTGGTCGGTGGGGCTTCTGAGGCTTTGTGATGTCACTGGAGGGTGAAACTAGGTTCCAGTCCGGAAACCTGTGCTCTCTGAGCACTGTCTCCCCTCAAGTATGGCCTCCGGATTGAAAAGGGGGTTCCCCAGTTGCCTGTGATGATGCCCCTTCAgttcccttttattctttttttttttgtcctctttttaaaaacctttttgattttaaaataattttagacatacaggaagttgcaaagataCTCAAAAAAGGTCCTGTGCACTCTTCACTTAATGTTGCCCTATAGTACACAATCAAAACCAGTgaattgacattggtacaatgTGTAGTCTATGCCATTTTATCATACATGTACCTTCTCGCAGCCACCACTGCAATCAAGATAACAGAACTATTTTATCACCACAAagatctggccgggtgcggtggctcacgcctgtaatcccagcactttggcaggcagaggtgggtggatcatctgaggtcaggagtttgagacccgtctggccaacatggtgaaaccccgtctctactaaaaatacaaaaaaattagccagacgtggtggcgtgagcctgtaattccagctactcgggaggctgaggcaggggaattgcttgaaccagggaggtggaggttgcagtgagccaagatggcaccactgcactactgggcaacagagtgagactctgtttcaaaaaaaaagatcagctgatgtccatattctttttttttttttttttttttttttgagatggagtctcgctctatcacccaggctggagtgcagtggcgcaatctcggctcactgcaagcttcgccccccgagttctcgccattctcctgtctcagcctctccgagtagctgggactacaggcgcccgccaccacgcctggctaattcttttgtatttttagtagagacggggtttcaccgtggtctctatctcctgacctcgtgacccgcccgcctcggcctcccaaagtgctgggattacaagcgtgagccaccgcacccagcccagctgATGTCCATATTCTATCACTTCAATACAAAAGTAGAAACCTTACCTTCTTGTAAGTCCCTTGTTTTTCCACTTATGATATaactatattaaatatttcatctaTATACATTGAGATCCACATTCAGGCCGTGTTATACTTTTTGCTTCAGCCATCaaacaatttagaaaactcaagaagATATAAGGAAAGTCTGTGTATTTACACAATTTAAAGTTATTCAGCTcggatcatttctttttttattttttattttttttttgataaagtcTCATtcttctcccccaggctggagtgcgatggtgcaatctcggctcactgcaacttccgcctcccggattcaagggattctcctgcctcagcctcccgagtagctgggattacaggcactggccaccacgcccagctaatttttgtatttttagtagagacggggtttcatcatgttggccaggctggtcttgaactcctgacctcaagtgacccgcccaccttggcctcccaaagtgctgggattacaggcgtgagccactgcactgagctTGGGTCATTTCTACAGTTCTGTTTTCAAGTTCATggattctttcctctgtccccTTTGTTCTGCCATTGAACTCATCCAATGAGTTTTTTTACTTTGGTggttatatttttcagttctaaaatttccatttagcTTATATTCaataagattttctattttttgcgcCAAGAGTATTCAtatctttgtcagataattccaaTATCTGTGTCATCTCGGTGTTGCCATCtgccgatttttttttttcattcaagttgagattttcctggttcttggtatgaTGTGTGATTTTTTAATTGTACACTGGACATTTTGGGTGTTATGAGACTCTGGATCTTACTTAAATCTTCTGTTTTAGCAGGCTTCCTCTGACACCATGCCTGTTAAGGGAGGGGGTTTCATTTTGCTAATGCCAAGCAAGGGTGAAGGTCCAGGTTCTCCACTCAGCCTCCTTTGACTACCCAGAGTGGGGAAAAAGGTGCTTTACTGGTGGATATGGGATTCCAGACTTCCCAGGTGGCCTCCTCTGACTTCGTCCTGGCAGAGTTGGAAGGGTGCCTTGTTACTGCTGCTGAATAGAGATTTCGTTACCTCTGGATAGGGATGAAAGTCCCAGCTCCCCACTCCATATTCTCTGATAACACCCTGGTGAGGGGTAGAGTCTGGGGAGGGTACCTCCTTACAGCTAATTAGAGGTGGAAGTTTAGGCTCCCCACTTGGCCTTTGCTAACAGGGATGGTGGTGGGGCTGTGATTTTTTTCCATGGTGTTTGGCTAGAGTAGGGCAGTTATTCTCTAAAAGTTTCTGCCTTGCTGAATTGCCTTCCTAGTGCTTTGGCTAAAGAGAACAAGCAGGCTTTTCTTGGGACCTTATTTTGTGCATGCTCTTTGGCATTTCTGGGCTGCTTCTCTAGCACCTAGTTCAGGATATGCgaggcaaaaagaaaatccacaaacTCACTGCCATTCAATTCTTGGGTTCCAAAATCAAGGTTCCAAGGTTGCTAGTCAGTCTGCTTCTTTTTCCACACCTTTCTGTCTTTTTATGttagttttatatataatgtctaGGGGTTTTAGCTGTGTTTAGTTTAGCAGGAAGAATGGGAAGAAGTGAATCTACTCCAAGTGCATCCACTCTTCTTTGTGTAGAACCGGTTGGTGCTATACCAAGGGTCAGGCAAATGATGGCAGTGCGGAAGTCACAGGATTTGAAGTCCAGGGACTCAGATCAGAGTCTGGGCACTAGTACTTTACATGCTAGTGACCTTGGTTAGGTGATTTAgtgtctctgagcctccatttacTCATCTGAAATGGAATTATAGTGATAATACCAAATTTATAGGTTTTTATGAGAATAAAATGAGCTGATAAATGCATAATAACTTTCAAACCATAAAATTCCATACAAgtgtaagttattttaaatacgATCTAAGATGGAGGTGAAGGGAAGTGAAGAGGGGGTTTCTGGAAAAAATAAGTTAGTTCAACTTTTCTCAAGTCAGTTCTCTCACTCTCTTATAAACACACAAAGATCTATAAGTAaattgccccccacccccaattccAAGATATCTATATCAATTCCCAAGAGCATGGGAATGGCaaaagatgtgattaagttaaggatcttgagaggaGAAGTTTATCCTAGATCATCCAAGTGGGGCCTAAATACAATCATATGTATCCTtctaagagaaaggagaaaggagtttTGAGAGAGACAGAACACAAAGGAGAAGGAGACAGAGCAGAGACAGAGACGtgaccacaagccaaggaatgacaACAGTCACCAAAAACTGGGAGGGGCAAGGAGTGGATTCTCCCCTACAGCCTCTGGAGGGAGCCTGGTATTtatatcttgatttcagacttttagccttcagagctgtgagagaatgaatttctgtGGCCTTGAACCACCAAATTTGTAGTaatctgttatagcagccccagGAAGTTAATACGGGAACCTTAGAGAGGTCATCTATTCCCACTCCTTCACctaatagatgaggaaactgaggcataaagaaGGGAAGTGACTAGAGTCACACAATTTTTGGCACactaacagggtcttgctctgttgcccaggctggagtgcagtggcatgcccTCAACCTtctaggttcaggtgatccttccacctcagcttcccttgtaggtgggactacaggtgcatgccaccgtacCTACAGctagcaccaccacacctggctatttttttttttttatatttttggcagagacggagtttcaccatgttgcccagcctgttctcaaactcctgggctcaagctatctgcccacctcggcctccaaaattgttggtattacaggagtgagccactgcacccagcctgtgtcttctttttaaaacaactttattgagatatataattcacataccacacaattcactcatttgaagtgtacaattcgaTGTTTTTTATTATATCCAGGGGGTTATTAAAACATCACTATAAtcttattttggaatattttcaccaCCTACCCCAAGAAACCCCATACTTGTCAGCAGTTTTGTCTGAGTCCTTTCTAGTTCCCTGTTTCAGGCATATTGATTTTTTCTCCCCAACCAGACTTGGCTTCGCAATGCCTTCTCTTTTGTATTCCTCTCTCATTCCCTAGTCAGCTGCTTCTCATGAGGCCATGGTTTGAGTGGTCGCCCGAAACTCCCTTTACACGGGGAGTTCATCATTCTTTCCGGCTGGCACTGAGGATTCTTTGATGGGGCCCTGGCCCTGGTAGTTGGACTGCTGACCTGTGGGAAAACCCCACAACACATCATCCCCTGAACCAACCCTCAAAGTTATCAAGGTtgacttttcttcatttatgtctAAAGAGATAAGAGTCTGGAAACTGAGTCACACTGAAGGGCCAGACAGCTTTGGCTCCCTCTAGTATCTTCAGAGCAAGGTCCACTGGCTCACCCACCACTCCACTGAGGAAAAGCTGACCACTGGTGAGGGCTGGCTGGCACCTCTGGATGACCTACAGGGCTGTATCTGGAAGcctaagtagaaaaaaagaaatagaagatgccATTGGGGGAACACTTTCTCTACATTGCTGGTGTTTTCTTTTATGGGGCAAAACCCTATTAAACAAAGACTCCTGGCCTCTCTAGGCTCTGGCTGTCACTCTTGGCCCCAGGATGCAGAAAGCACCCCATGCACCTGTTGCTTTCTGTACATTTCCCAGGGCTATGTCCCCATGAGTGAGAGACCTATGTTTTCCATCGATAATTATGTTGGGCGGTGAGTCAGtccaccatgtttttttttttttaatcagttataAAGGTGAGTTTTGTTATCTGCCTCATTTCTTTGTCTCCACTGGTCCAAAACTTGGATGAGAAAAAGAGATACGTTATATATTAAGGtggaaaaaggagacattatgtACCAACTACTTAAACCTCAAATACCTGAGTCCTCCATGGACTCTGAACCAGGCCCTGAGTTTTCTCACCTTGATGATGCAACAGAGTTCCAAGAGCCTCCCAGCTTCCAGTGTCTCTCATCCCTTGAGAGCATTTAGTTTAAATTTCTAATGTGGAAGAGAAGAGATTAAAGTTTACCGAACCTCCACTAAGATGATTTCCTAGGTGCTTTGACATGGTGTTTTGTTCATAACAACAACTCTGAGAGATAGTAACAGCAATAATGTattgcattctttctttcttttctttttctttttttttgagacagagtttcactctcgttgcccaggctggagtgcaatgacacgatctcagctcgctgcaacctctgcctccctggttcaagtgattctcctgcctcagcctcctgagtagctgggattacaggtgcccaccaccactcccgaccagtttttttaaaattgtgtttatttattattattattatttttcgagatggagtctcgctctgtcgcccaggctggagttcagtggcgcggtctcagctcactgcaagctccgcctcctgggttcatgccattctcctgcctcagccttccgagtagctggaactacaggagcccaccaccacccccggctaacttttttgtatttttagtagagacggggttttgctgtgttagccagaatggtttcgatctcctgacctcgtgatccgcccatcttggcctcccaaagtgctgggattacaggcatgagccaccgcacccggcctcctgaccagtttttgtatttttagtagagaaggggtttcatcatgttggtcaggctgttctcgaactgctgaccataggcgatccacctgcctcggcctcccaaagtgttgggattacaggcgtgagcctccggcattatttgttttcttaacaCTAGCTACTGGGCTGTTATACCTGCATCAGCTCTCTTTGTCCTCTCAGCTAACTGAGGCTCaatgagactgagtaatttgctcaaggtcgtGCAGAAATTAGTGCTAGAATCAAGCATTTAAtttaggattaaaaaaatttttctggcACAGTGCTTTTTTTATTCTCATGCTTTTTCTGTTGTAGTACTGTTCATGTATCTCTAAGACATATAGAGTCATtagcttttttctaatttctatttaaaaaatttttaaagtaaaaataatatatttttaaggtgtacaacatagtttttttatatagatACATAGTGAAATGAGTACCAccgtcaagcaaattaacatgtcCACTTCCTCACATAGttatctttccttttgtttttttaagtggtGAGAGCCCGTGAAATCTAGTCTCTTAGCAATTTCCCAGTTTAtagtacagtattattaactatcgCCAATGTATATCTTGTATCATTGCAAACTCATTCTTAGCGGCTTGTTGTGCCCTCTACTAATTACCTGTTCAACTACTTCAGCcagtagtttgtgtttttttggttgtttttgtttgttttttgaggcagagtctctctctgtcacctaggctgaagtgcagtggtgtgatctcggctcactgcaacccctgcctcctgggttcaagctattctcctgccttagccttctgggtatctgggactataggcgtgcaccaccacgcctggataatttttgtgtttttagcagagatggggtttcaccatgttggccaggctggccttgaactcctgacctcaagtgatccacccgcctcagcctcccaaagtgctgagattacaggcatgagccaccgtgctgggccacaGCCAGTGTTTTCACTTGACTCCCACATACCTCTTTGCCCtgccctctttcctttttctgtctctgaAGAATTCCTCCCACCTGGGACACCTTCCCTTCCTGTTCTTAAAGGCCCCATCCCTTTGGCCTAAGGGATTCTTGCTTTCTGTCtttcagagtctctctctctctctccctctctttcttatgTTTGTAATGTCTTTCTTTCTGATGGTTCTTTCTCCTCAGCATAGAAATGTTAATATCTTTATTGTAATAATATTTTTGAGcccttactatatgccaggcagagTACCATATGTGGTTAGTTGAGTAATAACCCccaaaagatgtccacatcctagtCCCCAgagcctgtgaatatgttacctcaTATAATAAAAGGGACTCTGCTGATATGATTAAGGATCCTGAAATGAGGAGACTGTCCTGGATTATTTGGGTAGGCCCAATGAATTCACAAGGGGTCTTAAAAAATCAGACATAAAGCAATGTGACAACAGaagcagagggagggaaggggtagggagagagtgagagacagagagagagagagagattggaaaATGGTaaactgctggctttgaagactgATAAAGGGATGCAAGCCAAGGAATATAAGAAgactctagaagctggaaaaagaaaggaaatatattctccCCTAGAGTCTCCCAAAGAAATGCAGGCCCTGCCAACCCATTTtagaactcctgatctccagaactataaggcagtaaatttatattattttaagtcaATAAGTTTGTaatgatttgttacagcagcaataggaaactaatacaccatGCTAAGTCTCTtatttaaaaaccaaaccaaaccaaaacaccAAACAAACAACTCCCTTGCTCCTGTGTTCTCTCTTAATTTCCATCAAAGCCAAGCTTCCTGAAAAGTGCTGCCTCCATCCCCTCCCTTCCACGTGCTCTGAAACCCACTTTGATTTTTCTTCCATCCTCACCACTCAATTTTTCCCAGGGCCAACAACAAACAACTTCATCTCATATATAAGAGCACTTTCCAATTCTACCTTGACATAGCGGAAATGATCAATTCCTCATTCTCTaaacctctttctcctcttcgCTTCAGTGGTAGCATGCCCACACAATTTTTCTCCTATTTcagctcctcctctgcctcctgcctccagtTCTCCTTCTTCGTGTTTGGTGTTTCTCTAGTGTCCATCCTCAGCCTTTTTATCTTTTAAGATCCTCTCTGGGTTATCTCGTCCATTCTCATGGTCTCAGTGACAGCCTATGTTCCAATGGCTCTCTAATATACATCTCTACTCAGATTTCACTCGTAACTCCAGACTCATATAGGGAACTTCCCATGTCTTGTCTAGTTGAATCTTCCCACAAGCATGTGTAACCCATCACACCCAAACCCACCCTAATTATCTTATCATTCAAATCTGCCTCTCCTCCATACCCTACCTCTAAAACAAAGAACCTGGGATTCACGACTGCTCTTTCTTCGCAACTCTCTGCACTGATTCAGTTTCGATGTCCTGTCAATTCCACTTCTGAAACACCCCCCATACCCATCTCTTCCTCCTTATCTTCATTGCTTCTACCTTAGTTCAAGCTTTCACTTCCTGGTCCTCATCAGTTCTTGCCTGGGAGACCACAAGAGTTTACCAGTGGCCTTCTTACTTCTAGTAGTCTTATTCTCTTCTCATCCAGTCTAATCATACTATTCAATgttaatggaatactacacataAATAAGTCAGGCCACTTCTCTCCTCAAAATCCATCATTTGGGTCCCTGTTGCCTTTAAGATAAGTCCAAATGCCACCACAGGGCTTATAAACTCTACGTTCATTATGTGCTTTTCTGTCCACTGCCTAGTCTGTTTTCCTGTCCTACTTTCTCCGGCATCTTATATTCCTTTACAAAAGACACCTTACATCAATAGCAAGTTCCAGGTAACGAAGTGGTGAAGAGCAGTGACTCTGGACTCAAACTTTCTGGTTTGAGACTTGGCTTCATCACTTGCTAAGAAAACTGTGACTTTGTTCAATTTATTTAGCCCCTCCACGCCTCAGTCTCCTCATATATGAAAGGGGGCATAGGCCCTATTTCAAAGATTTGTTGTTGAGCTCTTAATGTAGCATCCATCCCAGGATAAGTGCTCAGCAAGGGCTTATGTCTATGATGCCTAGCTTCTGTACCTGGTGTTCACTCTGCAATTTTGCATCACCTCCCTCCACCCTTCTCTGCTGGGTCAACCCCAACTTTAAGACTAAGCCAGTGTTGTTTTCCTTGGGAAGCTTCCCCTGACCCCCTCCACTTTCTAGCCATAAATGTATAACCCTATCATAGTGCTTAGTGCTGAAATTGTTTCCCTCTTCTCACTAGATCATGAGTAACTTGAGAGCGGGAATTATATCTTTAAGTATCCACAGAAACTTGCATATAAATATTCCTCAATATATATTCATTGGGTGAACAGATGAGTGCAATGTTCTAGAtgaattaatgttttatttaatctaggaatattatttttttttagacaaaaatgCTGCCcctattttaaagaacaaaatagatAATGCAGGGCAGATAATgtggggagaattttttttttttaattatactttaagttttaggatacatgtgcacaacgtgcaggtctgttacatatgtatacatatgacatgttggtgtgctgcacccattaactcatcatttaacattaggtatatctcctaatactatccctcccccctccccccaccccacaacaggccccagtgtgtgatgttccccttcctgtgtccatgtgttctcattgttcaattcccacctatgagtgagaacatgcggtgtctggtttttttgtccttgcgatagtttgctgaaaatgatggtttccagcttcatccatgtccctacaaaggacatgaactcatcattttttatggctgcatagtattccatggtgtatatgtgccacattttcttaatccagtatatcattgttggacatttggcttggttccaagtctttg of the Symphalangus syndactylus isolate Jambi chromosome 12, NHGRI_mSymSyn1-v2.1_pri, whole genome shotgun sequence genome contains:
- the SMIM42 gene encoding small integral membrane protein 42, which encodes MEKNHSPTTIPVSKGQPHVWKGISRCLVAVPHPLLGYNKSKPNSLGGVGSRLAPHTYLGSFWKLTFSPQLPAFLWDKGTLTTAVSNPAYLVNVLFFFTPLMTLVTLLILVWKATKDKSNKNRETHPRKEATRLP